A region from the Aegilops tauschii subsp. strangulata cultivar AL8/78 chromosome 5, Aet v6.0, whole genome shotgun sequence genome encodes:
- the LOC109787555 gene encoding glutaredoxin-C1-like — protein MEQVTRLAGQRAVVIFGMSSCCMCHTVTSLLRDLGANPMMVELDEDPRGKEMEKALVRLIGRNPAVPAVFIGGRLAGCTDKVMSLHLSGKLVPLLRNAGAVWV, from the coding sequence ATGGAGCAGGTGACGAGGCTAGCGGGGCAGCGGGCGGTGGTGATCTTCGGTATGAGCTCCTGCTGCATGTGCCACACCGTGACGAGCCTCCTCCGGGATCTCGGGGCGAACCCGATGATGGTGGAACTGGACGAGGACCCTAGGGGGAAGGAGATGGAGAAGGCACTGGTGAGACTCATTGGCCGGAACCCTGCCGTGCCGGCGGTGTTCATCGGCGGCAGGCTCGCCGGATGCACCGACAAGGTCATGTCCCTTCACCTCAGCGGCAAGCTTGTCCCACTGCTTCGTAATGCAGGTGCTGTCTGGGTGTAG